In Burkholderiales bacterium, the sequence TTACCCGCGCTGGCGCCCTGATGGAGGCGACGGCGCTGATTCGGCGCACGCTGGAAAGGCTGACGACGCGCGATTCTCACGGCGCCGATCGCGAAAACGACAGCGTAATCGAGGGCGACTGCGCGGTCGTCGAAGAGGTGCCGCGCCCAGAGGCCGCAACCAGCGAGAAGGATCGTGCGCGCAGCACCGTTGCCGGAACATCATCCCGCGCACCGTCCGCTGATATGACATCGCCCGTTAACGAGACGGCGGTGGATCGAAGCGAGGTCGTTTCCGCCGCACCTACCGATGCCCATTCAACGGGCAAAATGAAATGGCCGGAACGTCTGCACAGCCTCCTGCGTTTTCGCCAAGGCGGCGATCGACCGCTCATCGACCGTGCTGACGGTATTCCGGCGCGGCCGCGCACCGAGGTTGATTCCGGGCAGTTTATCGACGGCTCATACACCAACCGCGCCGGAACCCGCGACTACAAGTTGTACATTCCAGGCGGTTATCGCGGCCAGGCTTTGCCGCTGATCGTCATGCTGCATGGATGCACCCAGAACCCGGACGATGCCGCCGCCGGCACGCGACTCAACGCGCTCGCCGAGGAGGAACTGTTTCTGGTCGCCTATCCGGCGCAGGCGGCTTCGGCTAATCAGAACAAATGCTGGAACTGGTTTCAAACAAACGATCAGCAGCGCGACCGCGGCGAGCCGTCGATCATCGCCGGAATCACCCAGCAAGTCGTGCGCGATTATCGCCTCGATGCACGGCGCGTTTACATAACCGGAATGTCGGCCGGCGGCGCCATGGCGGCGACCATGGCAGCCGAGTATCCTGATCTTTACGCCGCCGTCGGCGTGCACTCCGGCCTCGCCCACGGCGCCGCGCGCGATATGCCCTCGGCATTCGCCGCCATGCGCAGCGGCGCCGCCGGCACCCAGCAAGCGGGTGACGGGTTTTCTGCTAAAGCGCGCAATCGCATTGTCCCGACAATTGTTTTCCACGGCGATAGCGACAACACCGTCCATCCGCGCAACGGCGATCAAGTGCTTGCGCAAATGGTCGAGCGAGCCGCATCGGATTTTCTGGCCAAGCCGCGGGTGACGTTAAGCCAGGGCCAAGTGCCTGATGGCCGCGCTTACTCGCGCTCGGTTTATCACGATGTCAATGGACAGGAAATCATGGAGCGCTGGCTGGTGCACGGCGCCGGCCATGCCTGGTCGGGCGGCAGCCGCGCAGGCTCCTATACCGATCCGCAAGGTCCGGATGCCTCAAGGGAGATGGTCAGCTTTTTCTACAAGCACGCGAAAAGCGAATCGGTGCTTGCTGTCGATGGTTAGCGGATTTGAAGCCGGTCGAAGACCGTGAGCGTGTAGTCGTAGGGATTCTTTTCGTCGGCGGCGTAGCGCCGCGTCGAGGTTTGTTTCCAATCCGCGAAATCGAATTCGGGCATCAGGGTGTCGCCGGGAATCTCGGCATCGATCACGGTCAGATGGATGCGATCAGCAATCGGCAGCGCGGCCTTGAACAGCTCGGCGCCGCCGATCACGAAAATTTCATCGTCCGCCTCGCATTGCGCGATCGCGTCGGCGAATGAGTGGGCGATCTTTGCGCCGGCAGCCCGATATTGTCGATCACGCGTCACGATGACCGTCGTGCGCCCGGGCAGCAAGCGGCCAATCGACTCGTAGGTTCTGCGTCCCATCACGATGTGATGTCCCATGGTCAGGGATTTAAAGTGCCGCAATTCCGACGGCAGCCGCCAGGGAATCGCGTTGTCGCGGCCGATCACGCGATTGCGCGCCATCGCCACAACCAGCGAGATGCGCGCAGCGCGCGAAGCGCCGCGTGAATCCGTGGCTGCCGACAAATCGGCCGCGCTCATATCGCAACCGGCGCCCTGATTGCCGGATGCGGATCGTAGCCCGTCAGCGTGAAATCGTCGTAGCGAAAATCGAAAATGTTGCGAACGGCCGGACTCAACTGCATACGCGGCAGCGGCCGCGGTTCGCGGCGCAATTGCTCGCGCGCCTGTCCGATGTGGTTCAGATACAGGTGCGCGTCGCCGAACGTGTGCACGAAATCGCCGGGTGCAAGCTCGCACACCTGTGCGACCATCAAGGTCAGCAAGGCATACGATGCGATGTTGAACGGCACTCCGAGAAACAAATCGGCGCTGCGCTGATACAGTTGGCACGACAGCCGGCGCGGTCCGGCGCCGCTAGCGGGCGCAACATAAAATTGAAAGAATGCGTGGCACGGCACCAGTGCCATCTTGTCCAGTTCGCCGACGTTCCACGCGCTGACGATCAGCCGCCGCGAATCGGGATTGCTGTCGATCTGCGCGAGCACGTTGCTGAACTGATCGATCCCGCGTCCATCGGCGGTCGGCCATGAGCGCCATTGCTTGCCATACACCGGGCCGAGTTCACCGCGCTCGTCGGCCCATTCGTTCCAGATGCTGACGCCGTGGTCGGTCAGATATTTCGTGTTGGTCTCGCCGCGCAGGAACCAAAGCAGCTCATGGATGATCGATTTCAAATGGACTTTCTTGGTCGTCAGCAGCGGAAATCCCGCAGAGAGATCAAAACGCATCTGATGCCCGAACACGCTCAGCGTGCCGGTGCCGGTGCGGTCGTCCTTGCGGATGCCGTGGTCGAGCAGGTGCTGCAGGAGATCGAGATAAGCGCGCATCGGTAGTCGGT encodes:
- a CDS encoding dihydrofolate reductase is translated as MSAADLSAATDSRGASRAARISLVVAMARNRVIGRDNAIPWRLPSELRHFKSLTMGHHIVMGRRTYESIGRLLPGRTTVIVTRDRQYRAAGAKIAHSFADAIAQCEADDEIFVIGGAELFKAALPIADRIHLTVIDAEIPGDTLMPEFDFADWKQTSTRRYAADEKNPYDYTLTVFDRLQIR
- a CDS encoding thymidylate synthase, which translates into the protein MRAYLDLLQHLLDHGIRKDDRTGTGTLSVFGHQMRFDLSAGFPLLTTKKVHLKSIIHELLWFLRGETNTKYLTDHGVSIWNEWADERGELGPVYGKQWRSWPTADGRGIDQFSNVLAQIDSNPDSRRLIVSAWNVGELDKMALVPCHAFFQFYVAPASGAGPRRLSCQLYQRSADLFLGVPFNIASYALLTLMVAQVCELAPGDFVHTFGDAHLYLNHIGQAREQLRREPRPLPRMQLSPAVRNIFDFRYDDFTLTGYDPHPAIRAPVAI
- a CDS encoding PHB depolymerase family esterase, producing the protein MNQLKNEDMSPAIAEATRLTRAGALMEATALIRRTLERLTTRDSHGADRENDSVIEGDCAVVEEVPRPEAATSEKDRARSTVAGTSSRAPSADMTSPVNETAVDRSEVVSAAPTDAHSTGKMKWPERLHSLLRFRQGGDRPLIDRADGIPARPRTEVDSGQFIDGSYTNRAGTRDYKLYIPGGYRGQALPLIVMLHGCTQNPDDAAAGTRLNALAEEELFLVAYPAQAASANQNKCWNWFQTNDQQRDRGEPSIIAGITQQVVRDYRLDARRVYITGMSAGGAMAATMAAEYPDLYAAVGVHSGLAHGAARDMPSAFAAMRSGAAGTQQAGDGFSAKARNRIVPTIVFHGDSDNTVHPRNGDQVLAQMVERAASDFLAKPRVTLSQGQVPDGRAYSRSVYHDVNGQEIMERWLVHGAGHAWSGGSRAGSYTDPQGPDASREMVSFFYKHAKSESVLAVDG